In one Leptospiraceae bacterium genomic region, the following are encoded:
- the mrdA gene encoding penicillin-binding protein 2 yields MSRQSFSSATEYRLEKNFRGRLYFFMALVIAVFIVFVSQLFNLQVLHGTEYSMKAERFVRKSESLPAARGLIFDRNFHSKEVSIPLVSNSISFDVIVNSSTFKHNRNNIKSFVEYFYSVLGIPRDYYKGILAEPKFSRRIRSRKPIILLRDITREQHERISVFDNLTKKILLVSSPRRIYHLGPALAHVTGYVGKPTKKELNNPEIKPYQLIGKAGLEKQYDNFLRGSDGFRIQKKNSIGLVEDEKIIEDAKMGNNLVLTIDKKMQLSAYKALRRYRGTVIAIKPATGEVLAMVSNPGYDPNVLSGKNRKRRSRHYKDIIKYGGFLNIALQSKFPPASTFKTLVALAALESDHKIDFNAGSRFYCGKSFTLKSTYGSVPDQIFYNWDKKNYGEINLIQAIQHSNSVYFYQLGYKLGSEPILTYSRLFGLDKKTYIDLPGEIEGFVPSSDWKKRVYGNKWFDGDTINLSIGQGFISVTPIGMAMFYMAILNNGKIYQPFVLSEVRDPENDTIIHRTNPRIIRDIPLKASTIASVKKGLRMVVKMGTASSILNKPGLPEISGKTGTAQTRRRGSSSSNHAWFIGYAPSNAPVEEQVLVAVFVEFGVGGAVGAAPIAREIFRVAFPPGSFHNKEDRKVEEAINEELIE; encoded by the coding sequence GTTTTTATAGTATTTGTATCTCAATTGTTTAACCTTCAGGTACTTCATGGTACAGAATATTCTATGAAAGCAGAAAGGTTTGTTAGGAAAAGTGAATCTTTACCGGCAGCCAGAGGACTTATTTTTGATAGAAATTTTCATTCCAAGGAAGTATCCATTCCTCTTGTTTCAAATTCTATTTCGTTTGATGTAATTGTAAATTCTTCTACTTTTAAACATAACCGTAATAATATCAAAAGTTTTGTTGAGTATTTTTATTCCGTGCTGGGAATTCCACGAGATTATTATAAAGGAATTTTAGCAGAACCTAAATTCTCAAGAAGAATTCGTTCTCGAAAGCCTATTATTCTTCTTCGTGACATAACTCGTGAACAGCACGAAAGAATTTCCGTATTTGATAATCTTACTAAAAAGATTCTCCTGGTTTCCTCCCCCAGACGAATTTATCATCTTGGGCCGGCTCTCGCCCATGTTACAGGCTATGTGGGAAAACCTACAAAAAAAGAATTAAATAATCCCGAAATAAAGCCTTATCAACTCATAGGAAAAGCCGGTCTCGAGAAGCAATATGATAATTTTTTACGTGGATCCGACGGGTTTCGAATTCAGAAAAAGAATTCAATCGGACTTGTTGAAGATGAGAAAATCATCGAAGATGCAAAGATGGGTAATAACCTGGTCCTGACTATTGATAAAAAAATGCAACTCAGTGCTTATAAAGCCTTAAGAAGATATAGAGGAACTGTCATTGCAATAAAACCGGCTACAGGGGAAGTGTTAGCCATGGTATCTAACCCGGGCTATGACCCGAATGTTTTGTCCGGGAAAAATCGGAAACGAAGAAGTCGACATTATAAAGATATTATAAAATATGGAGGCTTTTTAAATATAGCACTTCAATCGAAGTTTCCTCCCGCTTCTACTTTTAAAACCCTTGTAGCCCTGGCCGCTCTTGAAAGTGATCATAAGATAGATTTTAATGCCGGTTCCAGGTTTTATTGCGGAAAGAGCTTTACTCTTAAGTCTACATACGGAAGTGTTCCTGACCAAATTTTTTATAACTGGGACAAGAAAAATTATGGAGAGATAAATCTTATCCAGGCGATTCAGCATTCTAACTCGGTTTATTTTTATCAGCTTGGTTATAAACTGGGCTCGGAACCAATACTGACTTATTCACGTCTTTTCGGTCTGGATAAAAAAACGTATATTGATCTGCCGGGAGAAATTGAAGGTTTTGTGCCCAGCAGTGATTGGAAAAAGAGAGTATACGGAAATAAATGGTTTGATGGGGACACCATCAACCTTTCTATAGGTCAGGGTTTCATTTCCGTTACGCCTATCGGTATGGCTATGTTTTACATGGCTATATTAAATAATGGTAAAATTTACCAACCCTTTGTACTTTCTGAAGTTCGAGATCCGGAAAATGATACAATCATCCATAGAACCAATCCAAGAATTATTCGGGACATTCCCCTGAAAGCATCGACGATAGCTTCTGTAAAAAAAGGGCTTCGTATGGTAGTCAAAATGGGAACAGCTTCTTCAATTTTAAATAAGCCGGGACTACCGGAAATCTCAGGGAAAACGGGAACAGCCCAGACGCGAAGACGAGGTTCCTCTTCCTCAAACCATGCCTGGTTTATAGGGTATGCTCCTTCCAATGCCCCGGTTGAAGAGCAGGTTCTTGTTGCTGTTTTTGTTGAATTTGGTGTAGGAGGAGCGGTAGGAGCAGCTCCTATTGCAAGAGAAATTTTCCGTGTCGCCTTTCCACCGGGTTCTTTTCACAATAAAGAAGATCGAAAAGTAGAAGAGGCGATTAATGAGGAGTTAATAGAATAG